Proteins co-encoded in one Malus sylvestris chromosome 7, drMalSylv7.2, whole genome shotgun sequence genomic window:
- the LOC126629182 gene encoding uncharacterized protein LOC126629182 isoform X2, producing the protein MPIPNPKFPHESLMTQDQLIDSLTSHISLFHSHSNSSDLKPNHNPNPNPNPNPRSSILKWFSSLTVHQRQAHLTAVDPKFVRVLVQMLGRVRANGHGFFIILPDLPSGDLPTLCFKRSSGLLCRVAESNELERRVFESTRLFSSREGEKVEECSCSVRDIDTVTVSEDLVENLDGFVEAMDEISNGGFLRGEESDLGSDWVELKWLKDKGYYSMEAFVANRLEVALRLAWLNCSNGKKRGVKLKEKMTAVCLAANVYWRKKGCVDWWENLDAATRRNVLTSVLGKAAKPLILEILKTCSEAGDEMWLFNRGGEQPLRYNQIASMQKTVPKRVADIEFGSSIIPASLSGRPSLVAGFNNLFLLQDIVMMISLCNHSEYDIGKLFYSTLSSVSTISDFILRKVRGFLMVILLECTKMELLADGNEKPLSKKSKAKPSAFSRKSKGKNRNVKRPNPVPRSCADDFLCEKSLKDRNCTLAHKKKADSGESKKIPGIHQEVEISKEALSSKDEMEHAQTVVAKAQTAARKGRKEKGKNKITGCKNSGDVIKSERSVMEASSSSVIPEDCTAKSYPVSSDSAFKSKTGDNSASCNILVTNSISPGSGNGPTEDDDATQSIQENYPVGSRASSSHTFFENYNSSNNSTEIQIKSSGSVVPSPLPAVDHKIFSHIDIDFQNEQAGKSDIKDVAPDKGMRVDDVEKEAIPFQDQEHGNHLCDTGTPCSYESCQYEWPGVACAYYPPVNPHLPPATDRLHLDVGHNWQNHFRQSFLPTIHQARSSPIQGRCNPILTRPLPMSLDWPPVVRSARGLALSRTFNYDSGFISKKQCSFPQVFSTHSVKINATNVDNERKYSWDCTDLPDPATAYELADECEGHWISEDEVEVQAFAGVDYNQYFGGGVMYWNPSDHPGTVFSRPPSLSSDDSSWAWREADMNRAVDDMVAFSSSYSTNGLTSPTASFCSPFDPLGSGNQALGYVMPGSDVPGKVLHSSSAMTDTAADEESSGSLADVNGDVEGKTGDSLTYPILRPIIIPNISRERSREFKRSYDRRSPCVPPTRREQPRIKRPPSPVVLSVPQAPRPPPPSPVSDARKNRGFPTVRSGSSSPRHWGMRGWFHDGANLEETCLRMDGAEVVWPLRSNNISGRPLIQALPAPLLQDRLIAISQLARDQEHPDVALPLQPPDLHNCPIRKVSLSLMHSLVHDDIDLFCKQVAAENMARKPYINWAVKRVTRSLQVLWPRSRTNIFGSTATGLSLPTSDVDLVVCLPPVRNLEPIKEAGILEGRNGIKETCLQHAARYLVNQDWVKNDSLKTVENTAIPVIMLVVEVPHDLIVSSASNVQSPKEEPPPMSGEHGTNVNSSVVALEESVVPKCSQINDDATKDSVSVRIDISFKSPSHTGLQTTQLVKDLTEQFPAATPLALVLKQFLADRSLDQSYSGGLSSYCLVLLITRFLQHEYHLGRPINQNFGSLLMNFLYFFGNVFDPRQMRISVQGSGVYIKRERGCSIDPIHIDDPLFPTNNVGRNCFRIHQCIKAFSEAHSILENELASLPNDGGDDACSRPPYRLLWKIIPSIDLS; encoded by the exons ATGCCGATTCCAAACCCTAAATTCCCTCACGAATCGCTCATGACTCAGGACCAACTCATTGACTCGCTCACCTCCCACATCTCCCTCTTCCACTCTCACTCCAATTCCTCAGACCTCAAACCCAACcataaccctaaccctaaccctaaccctaaccctaggtCCTCGATCCTCAAATGGTTCTCATCTCTCACCGTCCACCAGCGCCAAGCTCACCTCACCGCCGTAGATCCCAAGTTCGTACGGGTCCTCGTTCAAATGCTCGGCAGGGTCCGTGCCAACGGCCATGgcttcttcatcatcctccctGACCTCCCCTCCGGCGACCTTCCCACCCTCTGTTTTAAGAGGTCGAGTGGGCTTCTGTGTAGGGTGGCCGAGTCGAACGAGCTGGAGAGGAGGGTTTTCGAGTCGACTCGGTTGTTTTCTTCGAGGGAAGGGGAAAAGGTGGAGGAGTGTTCGTGCTCGGTGAGGGATATCGATACGGTTACGGTGAGTGAGGATTTGGTGGAGAATTTGGATGGGTTTGTGGAGGCAATGGATGAAATATCAAATGGGGGGTTTTTGAGGGGGGAAGAGAGTGACTTGGGATCAGATTGGGTCGAATTGAAGTGGTTGAAGGATAAAGGGTATTACAGTATGGAAGCATTTGTGGCAAATCGGTTGGAGGTGGCGTTGAGGTTGGCGTGGCTGAATTGTAGTAATGGGAAGAAAAGAGGggtgaaattgaaagaaaagatgaCCGCTGTGTGCTTGGCGGCCAATGTGTATTGGAGGAAGAAGGGGTGTGTAGACTGGTGGGAAAATTTGGATGCAGCAACAAGGAGAAATGTTTTGACATCGGTGTTGGGCAAAGCAGCGAAACCTTTG ATTCTTGAGATCCTGAAGACATGTAGTGAGGCGGGAGATGAAATGTGGCTCTTCAATAGAGGAGGAGAACAACCACTGAGGTACAACCAAATTGCATCTATGCAAAAGACAGTTCCAAAACGTGTGGCTGACATAGAATTTGGGTCAAGCATTATCCCGGCTTCTCTTTCTGGAAGACCTTCCTTAGTCGCGGGGTTTAATAATCTCTTTCTGCTTCAGGATATAGTAATGATGATATCCTTATGTAACCACAGTGAATATGATATAGGGAAACTCTTTTATAGCACACTGAGTTCAGTTTCTACCATTTCTGATTTTATATTAAGAAAAGTACGGGGATTTCTTATGGTTATTTTGCTTGAATGCACAAAAATGGAACTTCTAGCAGATGGAAATGAAAAACCCTTATCTAAGAAATCCAAGGCAAAGCCTAGTGCTTTTAGCCGTAAAAGTAAGGGGAAGAACCGCAATGTGAAAAGACCAAATCCTGTTCCTAGGTCATGTGCGGATGATTTTTTGTGTGAAAAGTCTCTCAAG GATCGTAATTGTACATTGGCTCATAAAAAAAAGGCAGATTCTGGGGAGTCTAAGAAGATTCCTGGTATACATCAGGAGGTGGAAATTTCCAAAGAGGCATTATCGTCGAAAGATGAAATG GAACATGCACAAACAGTGGTTGCAAAAGCTCAAACTGCTGCAAGGAAGGGtaggaaagaaaaaggaaaaaacaaaataactgGTTGTAAGAATTCTGGTGATGTAATAAAATCCGAAAGATCAGTCATggaagcttcttcttcttctgtcaTTCCTGAAGATTGCACAGCAAAGTCTTATCCCGTTTCTAGTGATTCAGCTTTCAAGAGCAAGACTGGTGATAATTCAGCTAGTTGTAACATCCTTGTGACAAATTCGATTTCTCCTGGTTCTGGCAATGGGCCAACTGAGGATGACGATGCCACCCAAAGCATTCAAGAGAATTATCCTGTTGGTTCTAGAGCAAGTTCCAGTCATACATTTTTCGAAAATTACAATTCATCAAACAATAGTActgaaattcaaataaaatcGTCTGGTAGTGTAGTACCTTCTCCTCTGCCCGCAGTGGATCATAAGATTTTCAGCCACATAGATATTGACTTTCAGAACGAGCAAGCTGGCAAATCTGATATAAAAGATGTTGCACCAGACAAAGGAATGAGAGTTGATGATGTGGAAAAGGAAGCCATTCCGTTTCAGGAccaagaacatggaaatcaTCTATGTGATACTGGAACCCCATGTTCTTATGAAAGCTGTCAATATGAGTGGCCTGGTGTAGCTTGCGCCTATTATCCACCTGTTAACCCACATCTCCCACCCGCCACTGACCGATTGCATCTGGATGTTGGTCATAACTGGCAGAATCACTTTCGCCAGTCTTTCCTACCAACTATACATCAGGCGAGAAGTTCTCCAATTCAAGGCAGGTGTAATCCAATTCTGACTCGACCACTGCCAATGAGTTTAGACTGGCCTCCAGTGGTTCGAAGTGCTCGTGGATTGGCTCTATCGCGAACCTTTAATTATGATTCTGGATTCATCTCAAAGAAGCAGTGTAGTTTTCCACAGGTTTTTTCCACCCATAGTGTCAAGATTAATGCAACAAATGTGGACAACGAAAGGAAGTATTCTTGGGATTGCACGGACCTACCTGATCCAGCAACGGCATATGAACTAGCAGATGAATGTGAGGGCCACTGGATATCAGAGGATGAAGTTGAGGTGCAAGCATTTGCTGGGGTAGACTATAATCAGTACTTTGGAGGTGGTGTGATGTACTGGAATCCTTCTGATCATCCAGGGACGGTTTTCTCTCGCCCTCCTTCCCTTAGTTCTGATGATAGCTCATGGGCTTGGCGGGAAGCTGACATGAATAGGGCTGTCGATGATATGGTTGCATTTTCTTCTTCATATAGTACAAATGGTTTGACTTCACCTACTGCTTCCTTTTGTTCTCCTTTTGATCCTTTGGGATCAGGAAACCAGGCTCTTGGTTATGTTATGCCTGGAAGCGATGTACCAGGCAAGGTGCTGCATTCCTCATCAGCAATGACAGACACAGCAGCAGATGAGGAATCCTCTGGATCTTTGGCTGATGTAAATGGTGATGTTGAAGGGAAGACAGGAGACTCGCTTACTTATCCCATTTTACGGCCAATCATCATTCCAAACATTTCAAGAGAAAGGTCAAGAGAGTTTAAGCGTAGTTATGATCGCAGAAGCCCATGTGTTCCTCCTACAAGGCGTGAGCAACCTCGGATAAAGCGGCCACCATCGCCCGTGGTGCTTTCTGTTCCACAGGCCCCACGACCACCTCCACCCTCTCCTGTGAGTGACGCCAGGAAAAACAGGGGCTTTCCAACTGTTCGGTCTGGTAGCTCTAGCCCAAGGCACTGGGGTATGAGAGGATGGTTCCATGATGGAGCTAACTTGGAGGAAACTTGTTTGCGCATGGATGGTGCTGAAGTTGTTTGGCCTTTAAGAAGTAATAATATTTCTGGCCGTCCATTGATTCAAGCTCTTCCTGCACCCTTGTTGCAGGATCGATTGATTGCTATTTCTCAACTTGCTCGTGATCAAGAACAT CCAGATGTTGCATTGCCCCTACAACCGCCTGATTTGCATAACTGTCCTATCCGGAAGGTGTCTCTTTCTTTGATGCACAGCCTTGTCCACGATGACATTGACCTTTTCTGCAAGCAG GTGGCTGCAGAGAATATGGCTAGGAAGCCCTACATAAATTGGGCTGTTAAGCGGGTTACAAGGTCTCTCCAGGTACTTTGGCCCAGGTCCAGGACAAACATATTTGGTTCAACTGCAACCGGTTTGTCACTTCCAACAAGTGATGTGGACCTTGTGGTTTGTCTACCTCCTGTGAGGAACCTG GAACCCATTAAAGAAGCTGGGATATTGGAGGGGCGTAATGGTATCAAAGAAACATGCCTTCAG CATGCCGCTAGGTATCTCGTCAATCAGGATTGGGTCAAAAATGATTCTCTTAAGACTGTGGAAAATACAGCT ATACCTGTTATAATGCTTGTGGTGGAAGTTCCCCATGATCTCATTGTCTCATCTGCTTCCAATGTACAATCTCCAAAAGAAGAGCCACCTCCCATGTCTGGTGAGCATGGCACTAATGTGAACTCGAGTGTGGTTGCTTTAGAAGAATCTGTGGTGCCCAAATGCTCACAGATAAATGACGATGCTACAAAGGATTCAGTATCAGTTCGTATTGACATCAGTTTCAAATCTCCATCTCATACAGGACTCCAAACTACACAACTG GTCAAGGATCTCACTGAGCAGTTTCCAGCTGCTACACCCCTTGCTTTGGTACTGAAACAGTTCTTGGCAGATCGTAGCCTTGATCAGTCTTACTCTGGTGGCTTGAGTTCCTACTGTTTG GTATTACTTATTACACGTTTTCTTCAGCATGAGTATCATCTTGGCCGGCCCATCAACCAA AATTTTGGGAGCCTTCTGATGAATTTTCTCTACTTTTTTGG gAATGTGTTTGATCCTCGCCAAATGCGTATATCGGTACAGGGAAGTGGTGTTTATATTAAGAGGGAAAGAGGTTGTAG TATTGACCCGATACACATTGATGATCCCCTTTTTCCAACTAATAATGTGGGGCGTAATTGCTTCCGTATACATCAGTGTATCAAG GCATTTTCAGAAGCTCACTCTATTTTGGAGAATGAGTTGGCTTCTCTTCCCAATGACGGTGGTGATGATGCGTGCTCAAGGCCCCCATATAGACTTCTCTGGAAAATCATCCCAAGTATTGATCTATCGTAG
- the LOC126629182 gene encoding uncharacterized protein LOC126629182 isoform X1, translating into MPIPNPKFPHESLMTQDQLIDSLTSHISLFHSHSNSSDLKPNHNPNPNPNPNPRSSILKWFSSLTVHQRQAHLTAVDPKFVRVLVQMLGRVRANGHGFFIILPDLPSGDLPTLCFKRSSGLLCRVAESNELERRVFESTRLFSSREGEKVEECSCSVRDIDTVTVSEDLVENLDGFVEAMDEISNGGFLRGEESDLGSDWVELKWLKDKGYYSMEAFVANRLEVALRLAWLNCSNGKKRGVKLKEKMTAVCLAANVYWRKKGCVDWWENLDAATRRNVLTSVLGKAAKPLILEILKTCSEAGDEMWLFNRGGEQPLRYNQIASMQKTVPKRVADIEFGSSIIPASLSGRPSLVAGFNNLFLLQDIVMMISLCNHSEYDIGKLFYSTLSSVSTISDFILRKVRGFLMVILLECTKMELLADGNEKPLSKKSKAKPSAFSRKSKGKNRNVKRPNPVPRSCADDFLCEKSLKDRNCTLAHKKKADSGESKKIPGIHQEVEISKEALSSKDEMEHAQTVVAKAQTAARKGRKEKGKNKITGCKNSGDVIKSERSVMEASSSSVIPEDCTAKSYPVSSDSAFKSKTGDNSASCNILVTNSISPGSGNGPTEDDDATQSIQENYPVGSRASSSHTFFENYNSSNNSTEIQIKSSGSVVPSPLPAVDHKIFSHIDIDFQNEQAGKSDIKDVAPDKGMRVDDVEKEAIPFQDQEHGNHLCDTGTPCSYESCQYEWPGVACAYYPPVNPHLPPATDRLHLDVGHNWQNHFRQSFLPTIHQARSSPIQGRCNPILTRPLPMSLDWPPVVRSARGLALSRTFNYDSGFISKKQCSFPQVFSTHSVKINATNVDNERKYSWDCTDLPDPATAYELADECEGHWISEDEVEVQAFAGVDYNQYFGGGVMYWNPSDHPGTVFSRPPSLSSDDSSWAWREADMNRAVDDMVAFSSSYSTNGLTSPTASFCSPFDPLGSGNQALGYVMPGSDVPGKVLHSSSAMTDTAADEESSGSLADVNGDVEGKTGDSLTYPILRPIIIPNISRERSREFKRSYDRRSPCVPPTRREQPRIKRPPSPVVLSVPQAPRPPPPSPVSDARKNRGFPTVRSGSSSPRHWGMRGWFHDGANLEETCLRMDGAEVVWPLRSNNISGRPLIQALPAPLLQDRLIAISQLARDQEHPDVALPLQPPDLHNCPIRKVSLSLMHSLVHDDIDLFCKQVAAENMARKPYINWAVKRVTRSLQVLWPRSRTNIFGSTATGLSLPTSDVDLVVCLPPVRNLEPIKEAGILEGRNGIKETCLQHAARYLVNQDWVKNDSLKTVENTAIPVIMLVVEVPHDLIVSSASNVQSPKEEPPPMSGEHGTNVNSSVVALEESVVPKCSQINDDATKDSVSVRIDISFKSPSHTGLQTTQLVKDLTEQFPAATPLALVLKQFLADRSLDQSYSGGLSSYCLVSNATYFKVLLITRFLQHEYHLGRPINQNFGSLLMNFLYFFGNVFDPRQMRISVQGSGVYIKRERGCSIDPIHIDDPLFPTNNVGRNCFRIHQCIKAFSEAHSILENELASLPNDGGDDACSRPPYRLLWKIIPSIDLS; encoded by the exons ATGCCGATTCCAAACCCTAAATTCCCTCACGAATCGCTCATGACTCAGGACCAACTCATTGACTCGCTCACCTCCCACATCTCCCTCTTCCACTCTCACTCCAATTCCTCAGACCTCAAACCCAACcataaccctaaccctaaccctaaccctaaccctaggtCCTCGATCCTCAAATGGTTCTCATCTCTCACCGTCCACCAGCGCCAAGCTCACCTCACCGCCGTAGATCCCAAGTTCGTACGGGTCCTCGTTCAAATGCTCGGCAGGGTCCGTGCCAACGGCCATGgcttcttcatcatcctccctGACCTCCCCTCCGGCGACCTTCCCACCCTCTGTTTTAAGAGGTCGAGTGGGCTTCTGTGTAGGGTGGCCGAGTCGAACGAGCTGGAGAGGAGGGTTTTCGAGTCGACTCGGTTGTTTTCTTCGAGGGAAGGGGAAAAGGTGGAGGAGTGTTCGTGCTCGGTGAGGGATATCGATACGGTTACGGTGAGTGAGGATTTGGTGGAGAATTTGGATGGGTTTGTGGAGGCAATGGATGAAATATCAAATGGGGGGTTTTTGAGGGGGGAAGAGAGTGACTTGGGATCAGATTGGGTCGAATTGAAGTGGTTGAAGGATAAAGGGTATTACAGTATGGAAGCATTTGTGGCAAATCGGTTGGAGGTGGCGTTGAGGTTGGCGTGGCTGAATTGTAGTAATGGGAAGAAAAGAGGggtgaaattgaaagaaaagatgaCCGCTGTGTGCTTGGCGGCCAATGTGTATTGGAGGAAGAAGGGGTGTGTAGACTGGTGGGAAAATTTGGATGCAGCAACAAGGAGAAATGTTTTGACATCGGTGTTGGGCAAAGCAGCGAAACCTTTG ATTCTTGAGATCCTGAAGACATGTAGTGAGGCGGGAGATGAAATGTGGCTCTTCAATAGAGGAGGAGAACAACCACTGAGGTACAACCAAATTGCATCTATGCAAAAGACAGTTCCAAAACGTGTGGCTGACATAGAATTTGGGTCAAGCATTATCCCGGCTTCTCTTTCTGGAAGACCTTCCTTAGTCGCGGGGTTTAATAATCTCTTTCTGCTTCAGGATATAGTAATGATGATATCCTTATGTAACCACAGTGAATATGATATAGGGAAACTCTTTTATAGCACACTGAGTTCAGTTTCTACCATTTCTGATTTTATATTAAGAAAAGTACGGGGATTTCTTATGGTTATTTTGCTTGAATGCACAAAAATGGAACTTCTAGCAGATGGAAATGAAAAACCCTTATCTAAGAAATCCAAGGCAAAGCCTAGTGCTTTTAGCCGTAAAAGTAAGGGGAAGAACCGCAATGTGAAAAGACCAAATCCTGTTCCTAGGTCATGTGCGGATGATTTTTTGTGTGAAAAGTCTCTCAAG GATCGTAATTGTACATTGGCTCATAAAAAAAAGGCAGATTCTGGGGAGTCTAAGAAGATTCCTGGTATACATCAGGAGGTGGAAATTTCCAAAGAGGCATTATCGTCGAAAGATGAAATG GAACATGCACAAACAGTGGTTGCAAAAGCTCAAACTGCTGCAAGGAAGGGtaggaaagaaaaaggaaaaaacaaaataactgGTTGTAAGAATTCTGGTGATGTAATAAAATCCGAAAGATCAGTCATggaagcttcttcttcttctgtcaTTCCTGAAGATTGCACAGCAAAGTCTTATCCCGTTTCTAGTGATTCAGCTTTCAAGAGCAAGACTGGTGATAATTCAGCTAGTTGTAACATCCTTGTGACAAATTCGATTTCTCCTGGTTCTGGCAATGGGCCAACTGAGGATGACGATGCCACCCAAAGCATTCAAGAGAATTATCCTGTTGGTTCTAGAGCAAGTTCCAGTCATACATTTTTCGAAAATTACAATTCATCAAACAATAGTActgaaattcaaataaaatcGTCTGGTAGTGTAGTACCTTCTCCTCTGCCCGCAGTGGATCATAAGATTTTCAGCCACATAGATATTGACTTTCAGAACGAGCAAGCTGGCAAATCTGATATAAAAGATGTTGCACCAGACAAAGGAATGAGAGTTGATGATGTGGAAAAGGAAGCCATTCCGTTTCAGGAccaagaacatggaaatcaTCTATGTGATACTGGAACCCCATGTTCTTATGAAAGCTGTCAATATGAGTGGCCTGGTGTAGCTTGCGCCTATTATCCACCTGTTAACCCACATCTCCCACCCGCCACTGACCGATTGCATCTGGATGTTGGTCATAACTGGCAGAATCACTTTCGCCAGTCTTTCCTACCAACTATACATCAGGCGAGAAGTTCTCCAATTCAAGGCAGGTGTAATCCAATTCTGACTCGACCACTGCCAATGAGTTTAGACTGGCCTCCAGTGGTTCGAAGTGCTCGTGGATTGGCTCTATCGCGAACCTTTAATTATGATTCTGGATTCATCTCAAAGAAGCAGTGTAGTTTTCCACAGGTTTTTTCCACCCATAGTGTCAAGATTAATGCAACAAATGTGGACAACGAAAGGAAGTATTCTTGGGATTGCACGGACCTACCTGATCCAGCAACGGCATATGAACTAGCAGATGAATGTGAGGGCCACTGGATATCAGAGGATGAAGTTGAGGTGCAAGCATTTGCTGGGGTAGACTATAATCAGTACTTTGGAGGTGGTGTGATGTACTGGAATCCTTCTGATCATCCAGGGACGGTTTTCTCTCGCCCTCCTTCCCTTAGTTCTGATGATAGCTCATGGGCTTGGCGGGAAGCTGACATGAATAGGGCTGTCGATGATATGGTTGCATTTTCTTCTTCATATAGTACAAATGGTTTGACTTCACCTACTGCTTCCTTTTGTTCTCCTTTTGATCCTTTGGGATCAGGAAACCAGGCTCTTGGTTATGTTATGCCTGGAAGCGATGTACCAGGCAAGGTGCTGCATTCCTCATCAGCAATGACAGACACAGCAGCAGATGAGGAATCCTCTGGATCTTTGGCTGATGTAAATGGTGATGTTGAAGGGAAGACAGGAGACTCGCTTACTTATCCCATTTTACGGCCAATCATCATTCCAAACATTTCAAGAGAAAGGTCAAGAGAGTTTAAGCGTAGTTATGATCGCAGAAGCCCATGTGTTCCTCCTACAAGGCGTGAGCAACCTCGGATAAAGCGGCCACCATCGCCCGTGGTGCTTTCTGTTCCACAGGCCCCACGACCACCTCCACCCTCTCCTGTGAGTGACGCCAGGAAAAACAGGGGCTTTCCAACTGTTCGGTCTGGTAGCTCTAGCCCAAGGCACTGGGGTATGAGAGGATGGTTCCATGATGGAGCTAACTTGGAGGAAACTTGTTTGCGCATGGATGGTGCTGAAGTTGTTTGGCCTTTAAGAAGTAATAATATTTCTGGCCGTCCATTGATTCAAGCTCTTCCTGCACCCTTGTTGCAGGATCGATTGATTGCTATTTCTCAACTTGCTCGTGATCAAGAACAT CCAGATGTTGCATTGCCCCTACAACCGCCTGATTTGCATAACTGTCCTATCCGGAAGGTGTCTCTTTCTTTGATGCACAGCCTTGTCCACGATGACATTGACCTTTTCTGCAAGCAG GTGGCTGCAGAGAATATGGCTAGGAAGCCCTACATAAATTGGGCTGTTAAGCGGGTTACAAGGTCTCTCCAGGTACTTTGGCCCAGGTCCAGGACAAACATATTTGGTTCAACTGCAACCGGTTTGTCACTTCCAACAAGTGATGTGGACCTTGTGGTTTGTCTACCTCCTGTGAGGAACCTG GAACCCATTAAAGAAGCTGGGATATTGGAGGGGCGTAATGGTATCAAAGAAACATGCCTTCAG CATGCCGCTAGGTATCTCGTCAATCAGGATTGGGTCAAAAATGATTCTCTTAAGACTGTGGAAAATACAGCT ATACCTGTTATAATGCTTGTGGTGGAAGTTCCCCATGATCTCATTGTCTCATCTGCTTCCAATGTACAATCTCCAAAAGAAGAGCCACCTCCCATGTCTGGTGAGCATGGCACTAATGTGAACTCGAGTGTGGTTGCTTTAGAAGAATCTGTGGTGCCCAAATGCTCACAGATAAATGACGATGCTACAAAGGATTCAGTATCAGTTCGTATTGACATCAGTTTCAAATCTCCATCTCATACAGGACTCCAAACTACACAACTG GTCAAGGATCTCACTGAGCAGTTTCCAGCTGCTACACCCCTTGCTTTGGTACTGAAACAGTTCTTGGCAGATCGTAGCCTTGATCAGTCTTACTCTGGTGGCTTGAGTTCCTACTGTTTGGTGAGTAATGCTACTTATTTCAAG GTATTACTTATTACACGTTTTCTTCAGCATGAGTATCATCTTGGCCGGCCCATCAACCAA AATTTTGGGAGCCTTCTGATGAATTTTCTCTACTTTTTTGG gAATGTGTTTGATCCTCGCCAAATGCGTATATCGGTACAGGGAAGTGGTGTTTATATTAAGAGGGAAAGAGGTTGTAG TATTGACCCGATACACATTGATGATCCCCTTTTTCCAACTAATAATGTGGGGCGTAATTGCTTCCGTATACATCAGTGTATCAAG GCATTTTCAGAAGCTCACTCTATTTTGGAGAATGAGTTGGCTTCTCTTCCCAATGACGGTGGTGATGATGCGTGCTCAAGGCCCCCATATAGACTTCTCTGGAAAATCATCCCAAGTATTGATCTATCGTAG